A stretch of Longimicrobium terrae DNA encodes these proteins:
- a CDS encoding DinB family protein, whose translation MTADESLRDLLARQLDWQDAHATFDAAVDGVPAEHQGTRPAGLPHSAWELLEHLRITQRDILDFCRDPGYQEMAWPDDYWPASAAPPSPQSWEESAAAYRADRATLKQLAADPATDLYAPIPHGSGQTILRELLLVVDHTAYHVGQLILVRQLLGIWK comes from the coding sequence ATGACGGCAGACGAATCGCTCCGCGACCTTCTGGCGCGCCAGCTGGACTGGCAGGACGCGCACGCCACCTTTGACGCCGCGGTCGACGGCGTTCCGGCGGAGCACCAGGGCACGCGCCCGGCCGGGCTGCCGCACTCCGCGTGGGAGCTGCTGGAGCACCTGCGCATCACCCAGCGCGACATTCTGGATTTCTGCCGCGATCCGGGCTACCAGGAAATGGCTTGGCCGGACGACTACTGGCCCGCGTCCGCCGCGCCGCCCTCGCCGCAATCGTGGGAGGAGTCCGCCGCCGCCTACCGAGCCGACCGCGCCACGCTCAAGCAGCTCGCCGCCGATCCGGCCACGGACCTGTACGCGCCCATTCCGCACGGCAGCGGGCAGACCATTCTGCGCGAGCTGCTGCTGGTGGTGGACCACACCGCGTACCACGTCGGCCAGCTCATCCTTGTCCGCCAGTTGCTGGGCATCTGGAAGTAA
- a CDS encoding toll/interleukin-1 receptor domain-containing protein, which produces MAEIFICYRRNDSEGYAGRLHENLESHFGSRAVFVDVDNLHPGVDFERVIASTLLKARVVLAVIGPRWVNSRLSNEADYVRMEVIAALKTRKRLIPVLVGGATMPAAERLPEELRALARNNAFTLRHEAWKDDVARLIKSLERTLSSGTPRAKTSVTPVAGPGRRPGKAAAAARKPAVKSTTSKDGTSKGTTVSGTAKAGRKKAKPADPPTAAASKTGSKTAAKRARTPQPVKPAGPKSTVRSKGGTPTGSRPPKGPGDKTSARRGVRTRKPAP; this is translated from the coding sequence ATGGCTGAGATCTTCATTTGTTACCGGCGGAATGACAGCGAAGGCTACGCGGGTCGGCTGCACGAGAATCTGGAGAGTCATTTCGGCTCTCGTGCGGTATTCGTGGATGTCGACAACCTGCACCCGGGCGTGGACTTCGAGCGTGTGATCGCAAGCACGCTGCTCAAGGCCAGGGTCGTACTCGCGGTGATCGGGCCACGCTGGGTAAACTCGCGGCTGAGCAACGAAGCCGACTACGTGCGCATGGAAGTGATTGCTGCGTTGAAGACGCGCAAACGCCTCATCCCCGTTCTGGTGGGGGGTGCAACGATGCCCGCGGCCGAGAGGCTCCCGGAGGAGTTGAGAGCGCTTGCTCGAAACAACGCCTTCACCCTGCGTCATGAGGCATGGAAGGACGACGTAGCCCGCCTGATCAAGTCGCTGGAAAGGACGCTCAGCAGCGGCACTCCGCGCGCGAAGACGAGCGTCACACCCGTCGCGGGGCCAGGACGCAGACCCGGAAAAGCTGCCGCGGCGGCCAGGAAACCCGCGGTTAAATCCACGACTTCCAAGGACGGGACGAGCAAAGGAACGACTGTGTCCGGAACCGCGAAGGCTGGGCGGAAAAAGGCGAAACCGGCAGATCCTCCCACGGCAGCGGCCTCCAAAACGGGTTCGAAGACGGCGGCCAAGCGTGCCCGGACACCACAGCCGGTGAAGCCCGCGGGTCCCAAAAGCACGGTTCGGAGCAAGGGCGGCACGCCGACCGGGAGCCGCCCGCCCAAGGGGCCAGGCGACAAGACCTCCGCGCGCCGCGGGGTTCGCACGCGCAAGCCGGCCCCGTGA
- a CDS encoding ATP-grasp domain-containing protein → MIVAIEQVQGETRSINDLAAWFGFRELCYELLHYEQGAVHTLPADPEIVVVGGIGSVWRALTRLGVEVPRLDSIPPQVEPFAGRRLWISTLGQVRAGAERQTEPVFVKPLPGDLKQFTGRVVRHFRDLIPMAGLPDEMAVQCSEVVEFISEYRNFVHRGELVGSKNYKGDFRVCPDYARVDEAVAAFSDAPVAYSLDTGITRDGRTLVVETNDGYSLGFYGLHPVRYARMLQDRWSQMTAAVAV, encoded by the coding sequence ATGATCGTCGCCATCGAGCAGGTTCAGGGAGAAACCCGCAGCATCAACGACCTTGCCGCGTGGTTCGGGTTTCGTGAACTCTGCTACGAGCTTCTGCACTACGAGCAGGGCGCGGTGCACACGCTTCCCGCCGATCCCGAGATCGTGGTGGTGGGCGGCATCGGCAGCGTGTGGCGCGCGCTCACGCGGCTGGGCGTGGAGGTTCCGCGGCTGGATTCCATTCCGCCCCAGGTGGAGCCGTTCGCCGGGCGCAGGCTGTGGATCTCCACGCTGGGCCAGGTGCGCGCCGGCGCCGAGCGGCAGACCGAACCCGTCTTCGTAAAGCCGCTTCCCGGCGACCTCAAGCAGTTCACCGGCCGCGTGGTGCGCCACTTTCGCGACCTCATCCCCATGGCCGGGCTGCCGGACGAGATGGCGGTGCAGTGCTCGGAAGTGGTGGAGTTCATCTCCGAATACCGCAACTTCGTGCATCGCGGCGAGCTGGTGGGCTCCAAGAACTACAAGGGCGATTTCCGCGTCTGCCCCGACTACGCGCGCGTGGATGAGGCCGTCGCCGCCTTTTCCGACGCGCCCGTGGCGTACTCGCTGGACACCGGCATCACCCGGGACGGCCGCACGCTGGTGGTGGAGACCAACGACGGCTACTCGCTGGGATTTTATGGACTGCACCCGGTGCGGTACGCGCGCATGCTGCAGGACCGCTGGTCGCAGATGACGGCGGCCGTCGCGGTGTAG
- a CDS encoding DUF6624 domain-containing protein has translation MRVRLRFWLVLPALLASASLAAAQAAAPDSTPRDRFMATLERCAHRPAPSDTVAADPALRRELLAMVAADQRDREFTRTMGAAAPPESQMRLMMHNDSARTARLRQIVREDGWPTAVRVGWDGANAAFLVLQHATDPVFQALMLPEVQDAYRRGELEGQSVALLTDRVRAEAGLRQRYGMQPELRDGRYVLGDVEDVAGLPARRAELCVLPVDVYHMMMEEMYGLRDHGVGLFQAPATP, from the coding sequence ATGAGGGTTCGCCTGCGTTTCTGGCTCGTTCTCCCGGCGCTGCTGGCGTCGGCATCGCTTGCCGCCGCGCAGGCCGCGGCGCCCGATTCCACGCCGCGCGACCGCTTCATGGCGACGCTGGAGCGCTGCGCACACCGGCCCGCTCCGTCCGACACCGTGGCGGCGGACCCGGCGCTGCGCCGCGAACTGCTGGCCATGGTGGCCGCCGACCAGCGCGACCGCGAGTTCACGCGCACCATGGGCGCCGCCGCGCCGCCCGAGTCGCAGATGCGGCTGATGATGCACAACGACTCCGCGCGCACCGCCCGCCTGCGCCAGATCGTGCGCGAAGACGGCTGGCCCACCGCTGTGCGCGTGGGGTGGGACGGCGCCAACGCGGCGTTCCTGGTGCTGCAGCACGCCACCGACCCCGTCTTTCAGGCGCTGATGCTGCCGGAGGTGCAGGACGCGTATCGGCGCGGCGAGCTGGAGGGCCAGTCGGTGGCGCTGCTCACGGACCGCGTGCGCGCCGAGGCGGGGCTGCGGCAGCGGTACGGCATGCAGCCCGAACTGCGCGACGGGCGCTACGTGCTGGGCGACGTGGAAGACGTGGCCGGACTGCCCGCCCGCCGCGCCGAACTCTGCGTGCTTCCGGTGGACGTGTACCACATGATGATGGAAGAGATGTACGGCCTGCGCGACCACGGCGTCGGCCTGTTTCAGGCGCCGGCCACGCCGTGA
- a CDS encoding GNAT family N-acetyltransferase, with translation MHDQPIIIRPAAQLDAPAISALIIALSRYFLADPDRPGDAAVFLETITPAGVANTLADGRFRYHVADADGVLVGVVGVRDGRHLYHLFVAEPFHGRGIAARLWAHARRVALQDGDHPGEFTVNSSLHAVPVYERLGFAPDGERTVKDGIAYLPMRLARAGSHPSGPG, from the coding sequence TTGCACGACCAGCCGATCATCATCCGCCCGGCGGCGCAGCTGGACGCACCCGCCATCAGCGCGCTCATCATTGCGCTGTCGCGGTACTTTCTCGCCGACCCGGACCGGCCCGGGGATGCCGCCGTCTTCCTGGAGACCATCACCCCCGCGGGCGTGGCCAACACGCTGGCGGACGGGCGTTTCCGCTATCACGTGGCGGACGCGGACGGGGTGCTGGTGGGCGTGGTGGGCGTGCGCGACGGGCGGCACCTGTACCACCTGTTCGTCGCGGAGCCGTTTCACGGGCGCGGGATCGCGGCGCGGCTCTGGGCCCATGCGCGGCGCGTGGCGCTTCAGGACGGCGATCATCCCGGCGAATTCACCGTCAACTCGTCGCTGCACGCCGTGCCGGTCTACGAGCGGCTCGGCTTTGCGCCCGACGGCGAGCGCACGGTCAAGGACGGCATCGCCTATCTGCCCATGCGCCTCGCGCGCGCGGGGAGCCATCCATCAGGGCCAGGTTGA
- a CDS encoding biliverdin-producing heme oxygenase — protein sequence MLSSLKSATAAHHERVEAAMPSLDQLATPEGYASALRALHGFHAAWEPAIWRAPGMGDTGLVEADRRKLPQLERDLRALGIEPVVQRPPVDEMDAATALGALYVLEGATLGGRVIHRHIAGPLGITPAHGGAYYHGYGELTGPRWKEFCAAAESYVARHGGESRAVRGAVACFGALEAWLAVPGVLAPTPTAALTS from the coding sequence ATGCTCTCGTCGTTGAAGTCCGCCACGGCCGCGCACCACGAGCGGGTCGAGGCGGCGATGCCGTCGCTGGACCAACTCGCCACTCCCGAGGGATACGCCTCCGCGCTGCGCGCCCTGCACGGCTTTCACGCCGCGTGGGAGCCGGCCATCTGGCGCGCCCCCGGCATGGGCGACACCGGGCTGGTGGAGGCGGACCGCCGCAAGCTGCCGCAGCTGGAGCGCGATCTGCGCGCCCTGGGCATCGAGCCGGTCGTCCAGCGTCCGCCCGTGGACGAGATGGACGCCGCCACCGCGCTGGGCGCGCTGTACGTGCTGGAAGGCGCCACGCTGGGCGGACGCGTCATTCACCGCCACATCGCCGGCCCGCTGGGCATCACCCCCGCGCACGGCGGCGCGTACTATCATGGCTACGGCGAACTGACCGGCCCGCGGTGGAAGGAATTCTGCGCCGCCGCGGAATCGTACGTGGCCCGGCACGGCGGCGAGTCCCGCGCGGTGCGGGGCGCGGTGGCCTGCTTTGGCGCGCTGGAGGCCTGGCTGGCCGTGCCCGGCGTGCTCGCCCCGACCCCGACCGCCGCCCTGACCTCGTGA
- a CDS encoding ATP-binding protein has product MNDPNHLPPLVPGADAPVDFVSPTAAIDLTNCDREPIHIPGAIQPYGALLALREPAMVIEQASESVLHHLGVPAAAMIGRTVDAVLGTGVRDQVRALALQARERGSGQVSVTLADGGERWFDAGLSYSDGLMLLELEPASEHGRLPPETFGTVMRQIVERLETADSLHELAEGVAARMRDVTGFDRVWVYRFHPDWHGEIIGEAKRDDIETWLGMHYPASDIPAQARALFLRNWVRAIPDLQFRPSPVVPTLNPLTGQPLDMGNALLRSVSPIHVQYLGNMGVTASLVISLIHRGKLWGLISGHHYNGTKHVSADVRALCEFLAQALSLQLGTTDRLEDREYALQVRAAQSALLSRMADEEPAEKVLTTGPVTLLDVACAEGAVVMRDGRIWRVGATPDDEQLRELAAWLRTRADDPYETTRLAGDYPPAEEMRGVAAGLLALPLSRDRRDFVLWFRGERRQIVRWAGDPRKPVVIGEDGSARLHPRGSFNLWEEEVRGTSSPWRGIEREAALDIRRGVLDLLVRKAEEIALLNHELALANAQLEETAVELEAQTEELIEQRSEREQMLASERRLRGEAERANKAKADFLAVMSHELRTPLNAIGGYAQIMSMGARGPVTNDQEGDLERIQVNQRHLLGLINSILNFTKLEAGQIQFALARVRMDVLLHGLEALVGPQMRNKSLDLTISDCGAVTVMGDEEKLRQILLNLLTNALKFTPAGGSVEVSCEVERDLLQIHVRDTGRGIPAGELHTIFEPFVQVERHVTSLNDQGVGLGLAISSELARGMGGHLRVRSEVGKGSTFSLTLPVVRDEERA; this is encoded by the coding sequence GTGAACGACCCCAACCACCTTCCGCCGCTGGTTCCCGGCGCCGACGCGCCCGTGGACTTTGTTTCGCCCACGGCGGCAATCGACCTCACCAACTGCGACCGCGAGCCCATCCACATCCCCGGCGCCATTCAGCCGTACGGGGCGCTGCTGGCCCTGCGCGAGCCGGCGATGGTGATCGAGCAGGCCAGCGAGTCCGTGCTGCACCACCTGGGCGTTCCCGCCGCGGCCATGATCGGGCGCACGGTGGACGCGGTGCTCGGCACGGGGGTGCGCGACCAGGTACGCGCGCTGGCGCTGCAGGCGCGGGAGCGCGGCTCCGGCCAGGTGAGCGTCACCCTGGCCGACGGCGGCGAGCGGTGGTTCGACGCCGGGCTGTCGTACAGCGACGGGCTGATGCTGCTGGAGCTGGAGCCCGCGTCGGAGCACGGGCGCCTTCCGCCGGAAACGTTCGGCACGGTGATGCGGCAGATCGTGGAGCGGCTGGAAACGGCGGATTCGCTGCACGAACTGGCCGAGGGCGTGGCGGCGCGGATGCGCGACGTCACCGGATTCGACCGGGTGTGGGTGTACCGCTTTCACCCCGACTGGCACGGCGAGATCATCGGTGAGGCCAAGCGCGACGACATCGAGACGTGGCTGGGAATGCACTATCCCGCGTCGGACATTCCGGCGCAGGCGCGCGCGCTCTTTCTGCGCAACTGGGTGCGCGCCATCCCCGACCTGCAGTTCCGCCCGTCGCCCGTGGTTCCCACGCTCAACCCGCTCACGGGGCAGCCGCTGGACATGGGCAACGCCCTGCTGCGCAGCGTCTCGCCCATCCACGTGCAGTACCTGGGCAACATGGGCGTCACCGCCAGCCTGGTGATTTCGCTCATCCACCGGGGCAAGCTGTGGGGGCTCATCAGCGGCCACCACTACAACGGCACCAAGCACGTGTCGGCGGATGTGCGGGCGCTCTGCGAGTTTCTGGCGCAGGCGCTTTCGCTGCAGCTGGGAACCACCGACCGGCTGGAGGACCGCGAGTACGCGCTGCAGGTGCGCGCCGCGCAGAGCGCGCTGCTCAGCCGCATGGCCGACGAGGAGCCGGCGGAAAAGGTGCTCACCACCGGCCCGGTGACGCTGCTGGACGTGGCCTGCGCCGAGGGCGCGGTGGTCATGCGCGACGGGCGCATCTGGCGCGTGGGCGCCACCCCGGACGACGAGCAGCTGCGGGAGCTGGCGGCCTGGCTGCGGACGCGCGCCGACGATCCGTACGAGACCACGCGGCTGGCCGGCGATTATCCCCCCGCGGAGGAGATGCGCGGCGTGGCGGCCGGACTGCTGGCGCTTCCCCTGTCGCGCGACCGCCGCGACTTCGTGCTCTGGTTTCGCGGCGAGCGGCGGCAGATCGTGCGGTGGGCGGGCGATCCCCGAAAGCCGGTGGTCATTGGCGAGGACGGCTCGGCGCGGCTGCACCCCCGCGGCAGCTTCAACCTGTGGGAAGAGGAAGTGCGCGGCACCTCGTCGCCGTGGCGCGGCATTGAGCGCGAGGCGGCGCTGGACATCCGCCGCGGCGTGCTGGATCTGCTGGTGCGCAAGGCCGAGGAGATCGCGCTGCTCAACCACGAGCTGGCGCTGGCCAACGCGCAGTTGGAGGAAACGGCCGTCGAGCTGGAGGCGCAGACCGAGGAGTTGATCGAGCAGCGCTCCGAGCGCGAGCAGATGCTGGCCAGCGAGCGGCGGCTGCGCGGCGAGGCGGAGCGCGCCAACAAGGCCAAGGCCGACTTCCTGGCGGTGATGAGCCACGAGCTGCGCACCCCGCTCAACGCCATTGGCGGGTACGCGCAGATCATGTCCATGGGCGCGCGCGGCCCGGTGACGAACGACCAGGAAGGGGACCTGGAGCGCATCCAGGTGAACCAGCGGCACCTGCTGGGCCTCATCAACAGCATCCTCAACTTCACCAAGCTGGAAGCGGGGCAGATTCAGTTTGCGCTGGCCCGCGTGCGCATGGACGTGCTGCTGCACGGGCTGGAGGCGCTGGTGGGGCCGCAGATGCGCAACAAGTCGCTGGACCTCACCATCAGCGACTGCGGCGCGGTGACGGTGATGGGGGATGAGGAGAAGCTGCGGCAGATTCTGCTGAACCTGCTTACCAACGCGCTCAAGTTCACCCCGGCGGGCGGGTCGGTGGAGGTGTCGTGCGAGGTGGAGCGCGACCTGCTGCAGATTCACGTGCGCGACACGGGGCGTGGGATTCCCGCGGGGGAGCTGCACACGATCTTTGAGCCGTTCGTGCAGGTGGAGCGGCACGTGACCAGCCTGAACGACCAGGGCGTGGGGCTGGGGCTGGCCATCAGCAGCGAGCTGGCGCGGGGGATGGGCGGGCACCTGCGGGTGCGCAGCGAAGTGGGAAAGGGTTCCACGTTCTCGCTTACTCTCCCCGTGGTGCGGGACGAGGAACGGGCGTAG
- a CDS encoding thioredoxin domain-containing protein — protein sequence MPNRLAGETSPYLLQHQDNPVDWYPWGPEALERASAEDRPILLSIGYSACHWCHVMAHESFEDDQTAAVMNELYVNIKVDREERPDIDSIYMTAVQQMTGHGGWPMTMFLTPQGEPFYGGTYYPPEPRHGMPSFRQVLLAVHEAWTERREDVDQSAAHLTGALRESAGLRAPAGALDTTILDRASAALAERMDAQWGGTRGAPKFPQPLTLEFLLRSWKRTGDDKLMRLLDVTLRRMAAGGMYDHVGGGFARYSVDAHWLVPHFEKMLYDNALLARLYLHAWQATGDDAYRTVAEDVLGWVSREMTSPEGGFYSALDADSEGEEGLFYVWSPAGIDEVLGAEDGALVRAYYGVTAEGNFEGHNILHAWRPLDEVARENGVAPEHLAAVLDRARPKLYDARAKRIWPGRDDKILTSWNAMMVHTLAEAARAWDSDEYRASAIRAAEFLLGSLRTEDGRLARTYKDGNARIPAFLEDHALLAEALVALYETTFDARWLAEARTLADRMLDAFWDEDEGAFYDTARDAETLVIRPRDLYDNATPAGNSSAANALLRLSELTGVGRYADVGRRVLESMAQAMARMPSGFGHLLGALDFHLAVPTEVAFVGAPEAEDTRALLAVVHRAYLPNVVTALRRPDDAEDVADAVPLLAGRTAREGRATAYVCERFACQQPVTDPAALAEQLGIVGTG from the coding sequence ATGCCCAACCGTCTGGCCGGCGAAACCAGCCCGTACCTGCTGCAGCACCAGGACAACCCGGTGGATTGGTATCCGTGGGGCCCCGAGGCGCTGGAGCGCGCGTCCGCCGAAGACCGGCCCATCCTGCTGTCCATCGGCTACTCCGCCTGCCACTGGTGCCACGTGATGGCGCACGAGTCGTTCGAGGACGACCAGACGGCGGCGGTGATGAACGAGCTGTACGTCAACATCAAGGTGGATCGCGAGGAACGCCCCGACATCGACTCCATCTACATGACCGCCGTGCAGCAGATGACCGGCCACGGCGGCTGGCCGATGACGATGTTCCTCACCCCGCAGGGCGAGCCGTTCTACGGAGGCACGTATTACCCGCCGGAGCCGCGCCACGGAATGCCCTCCTTCCGGCAGGTGCTGCTCGCCGTGCACGAGGCGTGGACGGAACGCCGCGAAGACGTGGACCAGAGCGCCGCGCACCTCACCGGCGCCCTGCGCGAGAGCGCCGGCCTGCGCGCGCCCGCCGGTGCGCTGGACACAACGATCCTGGACCGCGCATCCGCCGCGCTGGCGGAGCGGATGGATGCGCAGTGGGGCGGAACACGCGGCGCGCCCAAGTTTCCGCAGCCGCTCACGCTGGAGTTCCTCCTCCGCTCCTGGAAGCGCACGGGGGACGACAAGCTGATGCGCCTGCTGGATGTGACGCTGCGCCGCATGGCCGCCGGCGGCATGTACGACCACGTGGGCGGCGGGTTCGCGCGGTACAGCGTGGACGCGCACTGGCTGGTGCCGCACTTCGAGAAGATGCTGTATGACAACGCCCTGCTCGCCCGGCTGTACCTGCACGCGTGGCAGGCCACGGGGGATGACGCGTACCGCACGGTGGCGGAAGACGTGCTCGGCTGGGTGTCGCGGGAGATGACGTCGCCGGAGGGCGGCTTCTACTCCGCGCTGGATGCGGACAGCGAGGGCGAGGAGGGGCTTTTCTACGTCTGGTCGCCCGCCGGGATCGACGAGGTGCTGGGCGCGGAAGACGGGGCGCTGGTCCGCGCCTACTACGGTGTGACCGCGGAGGGCAACTTCGAGGGGCACAACATCCTGCACGCCTGGCGCCCGCTGGACGAGGTGGCGCGGGAGAACGGCGTGGCGCCGGAGCACCTGGCCGCCGTCCTGGACCGCGCGCGTCCGAAACTGTACGACGCTCGCGCCAAGCGGATCTGGCCCGGCCGCGACGACAAGATTCTCACCTCGTGGAACGCCATGATGGTGCACACGCTCGCCGAGGCCGCGCGCGCGTGGGATTCCGACGAGTACCGCGCGTCCGCCATCCGCGCCGCGGAGTTCCTGCTCGGCTCGCTGCGCACGGAGGACGGGCGGTTGGCGCGGACGTACAAGGACGGGAACGCGCGCATCCCCGCCTTTCTGGAAGATCACGCCCTGCTCGCCGAAGCCCTCGTCGCGCTGTACGAAACGACGTTCGACGCACGCTGGCTGGCCGAAGCGCGCACCCTGGCGGACCGCATGCTGGATGCGTTCTGGGATGAGGACGAGGGCGCCTTCTACGACACCGCGCGCGATGCGGAAACGCTCGTCATCCGCCCGCGCGACCTGTACGACAACGCCACGCCGGCCGGAAACTCGTCCGCCGCCAACGCGCTGCTGCGGCTGAGCGAACTGACGGGCGTGGGGCGATACGCGGATGTCGGCCGCCGCGTGCTGGAATCCATGGCGCAGGCGATGGCGCGCATGCCGTCCGGATTCGGCCACCTGCTGGGCGCGCTGGACTTCCACCTCGCCGTCCCGACGGAGGTCGCGTTCGTCGGCGCGCCGGAGGCGGAGGACACGCGGGCGCTGCTGGCGGTGGTCCATCGCGCGTACCTGCCCAACGTCGTTACCGCGCTGCGCCGCCCGGATGATGCGGAGGACGTCGCGGACGCCGTGCCCTTGCTGGCCGGCCGCACCGCGCGCGAGGGCCGCGCCACGGCGTACGTCTGCGAGCGCTTCGCCTGCCAGCAGCCCGTCACCGACCCCGCCGCGCTCGCGGAGCAGCTCGGGATCGTGGGGACGGGATGA
- a CDS encoding aminopeptidase P N-terminal domain-containing protein, translating to MTLPRLALAPLAAALMAGSAAAQQPAPAPRGSADSYALPATPAPAPISAREFAERRRALAATMGDGVLVALGEVESDAPFAQNSPFRWLTGVNEPGAALVISKRGGTVSERLYVPARNPAREVWDGPRLGAEGALRLTGIPSSTADSLDAQLQPLLSAATTLYTLAPVGSDGSRARFLRPDQQFIQQLRARYPNLTQVRDVSAAAFGLRATKSPAELDMIRRAVYITALAQREAMRATEPGMNEFEVHALIEGTFRRYGAERPGFGSIVGSGPNSTTLHYRAADRFMQAGEMLVMDIGASYNGYTADLTRSIPVNGRFTPEQREIYSIVLESQKAAEHEARPGAPLGAVLQAAVRVLGAGMARVGLIESADAMYDCDQGGRRTECPQGQLFFMHGIGYGIGLDVHDPEASYPNYGGGFRVGSAFTIEPGIYVRGDVLDYLPDTPRNRALRARLAPAIARYRNIGVRIEDDYFMGENGLERVSAGAPREIAEIEAQMALDSGWNRERRPEVVEWYRGIDPATP from the coding sequence GTGACCCTGCCCCGCCTCGCGCTCGCCCCCCTCGCCGCGGCCCTGATGGCCGGCTCCGCGGCGGCGCAGCAGCCCGCTCCCGCCCCGCGGGGGAGTGCGGACAGCTACGCGCTTCCCGCCACGCCCGCGCCTGCGCCTATCTCCGCTCGCGAGTTCGCGGAGCGGCGCCGCGCCCTGGCCGCCACCATGGGCGACGGCGTGCTCGTCGCCCTGGGCGAGGTGGAATCCGACGCGCCGTTTGCGCAGAACTCTCCGTTCCGCTGGCTTACGGGCGTCAACGAGCCGGGTGCCGCGCTGGTGATCAGCAAGCGGGGCGGCACGGTGAGCGAGCGGCTCTACGTCCCGGCGCGCAATCCCGCGCGCGAGGTGTGGGACGGGCCGCGGCTGGGCGCGGAGGGCGCGCTGCGTCTTACGGGCATCCCGTCATCCACCGCGGACTCGCTGGATGCGCAGCTGCAGCCGCTGCTGTCCGCGGCCACCACCCTGTACACACTGGCCCCGGTCGGCTCGGACGGGAGCCGCGCGCGGTTTCTGCGCCCGGACCAGCAGTTCATCCAGCAGCTTCGCGCGCGCTACCCCAACCTCACCCAGGTGCGCGATGTGAGCGCGGCGGCGTTCGGCCTGCGCGCCACCAAGTCGCCCGCGGAGCTGGACATGATCCGCCGCGCGGTCTACATCACCGCGCTCGCCCAGCGCGAGGCCATGCGCGCCACCGAGCCGGGGATGAACGAGTTCGAGGTCCACGCGCTCATCGAGGGTACGTTCCGCCGCTACGGCGCGGAGCGTCCCGGCTTCGGCAGCATCGTGGGCTCCGGGCCCAACAGCACCACCCTGCACTACCGCGCCGCCGACCGCTTCATGCAGGCGGGCGAGATGCTGGTGATGGACATCGGCGCCTCGTACAACGGCTACACGGCGGACCTCACCCGCAGCATTCCCGTTAACGGCCGCTTTACGCCGGAGCAGCGGGAGATCTATTCCATCGTGCTGGAGTCGCAGAAAGCCGCCGAGCACGAGGCCCGCCCCGGCGCGCCGCTGGGGGCGGTGCTGCAGGCCGCTGTCCGCGTGCTGGGCGCGGGGATGGCGCGGGTGGGGCTCATCGAGTCCGCCGACGCCATGTACGACTGCGACCAGGGCGGGCGCCGCACGGAGTGCCCGCAGGGGCAGCTGTTCTTCATGCACGGAATCGGATATGGGATCGGACTGGACGTCCACGATCCGGAGGCGTCGTATCCCAACTACGGTGGCGGCTTCCGCGTGGGGAGCGCGTTCACCATCGAGCCCGGGATCTACGTCCGCGGCGACGTGCTGGACTACCTGCCCGACACGCCCCGCAACCGTGCCCTGCGCGCGCGGCTGGCGCCCGCCATCGCCAGGTACCGCAACATCGGCGTGCGGATCGAAGACGACTACTTCATGGGCGAGAACGGGCTGGAGCGGGTGAGCGCCGGCGCGCCGCGCGAGATCGCGGAGATCGAGGCGCAGATGGCGCTGGACAGCGGCTGGAACCGTGAGCGCCGCCCCGAAGTCGTGGAATGGTATCGGGGCATTGATCCCGCCACCCCCTGA
- a CDS encoding DUF429 domain-containing protein has translation MSRFRYFGGIDWSGAKEPLSNLWTAVGEERDGRLCIVALCPQPFRADVASYVAEGWRRHTGAAEGEPILWGADFPFGLPSVAVTGIEGLRDRSWRGMASWVADRPPEEIRAGMDGLHKTLRGTDTGGAMAPLDLRLYKQTLEGIRSLWELLDAAEVSLLPVAPKPDAPTVMIEVYPQGAVKDLGIKGSRVPSRPGEVRARPAALRPFFSFDHPSMEAAACTLEDARDACLACAVAWLCRDDLDQPFRLNRIPRHLAELEGWIYRAPAALG, from the coding sequence GTGAGCCGCTTCCGCTATTTCGGGGGGATCGACTGGTCCGGCGCCAAGGAGCCGCTGTCGAACCTGTGGACCGCCGTCGGCGAGGAGCGCGACGGCAGGCTGTGCATCGTGGCGCTCTGCCCGCAGCCGTTTCGCGCGGACGTGGCCTCGTACGTGGCGGAGGGATGGCGGCGGCACACGGGCGCGGCGGAGGGCGAGCCCATTCTGTGGGGCGCGGACTTTCCGTTCGGGCTCCCCTCCGTGGCGGTGACCGGGATCGAGGGGCTGCGTGACCGGTCGTGGCGCGGGATGGCGTCGTGGGTGGCCGACCGGCCGCCGGAGGAGATCCGCGCGGGGATGGACGGGCTGCACAAGACCCTGCGCGGCACCGACACCGGCGGGGCGATGGCGCCGTTGGACCTGCGGCTGTACAAGCAGACGCTGGAAGGCATCCGCTCGCTCTGGGAACTGCTGGACGCGGCGGAGGTGTCGCTGCTTCCCGTCGCTCCCAAGCCGGACGCGCCGACGGTGATGATCGAGGTGTATCCGCAGGGCGCGGTCAAGGATCTGGGGATCAAGGGCTCGCGCGTGCCCTCGCGCCCGGGCGAGGTGCGGGCGCGGCCCGCGGCGCTGCGGCCGTTCTTTTCGTTCGATCATCCGTCGATGGAGGCCGCCGCGTGCACGCTGGAGGACGCGCGCGATGCGTGCCTGGCGTGTGCGGTGGCCTGGCTGTGCCGCGACGACCTGGACCAGCCGTTCCGCCTGAACCGCATTCCCCGCCACCTGGCGGAACTGGAGGGGTGGATCTATCGGGCGCCCGCCGCGCTGGGGTGA